DNA from Nocardioides seonyuensis:
TCGACGGGCTGGGGGCATGGCCCGCCTACTACGCCCACATGGGCCCGGCCAACGCGGCCGGACCCGGCGCCGCCGACCTGTCCCCGGTCTCGGCCGCCGATGCCGACGAGCTGCGCCGCCGGATCGAGGCCGGTGAGTGGGTGGTCGACCTGCGCAACCGCACAGCCTTCGCCGCAGGCCACGCACCGGGCACCTTCAACTTCGGTCTCGACGGCGGCTTCGCCACCTACCTCGGCTGGCTCATCGACTGGGGAACACCGGTCACCCTGCTCGGCGAGACCCCCGAGGACGTCGCCCAGGCACAGCGCGAGCTGGTCCGCATCGGCATCGACCGACCGGCCGCCCAGGCCACCGGCGGTCCCCAGGACTGGACCGACGGCGAGCTGTCGTCCTTCCCGACCGCGACGTTCGCCGACCTGGCCGACGTTCGTCACCACCGCGAGGTGGTGGTCCTCGACGTCCGGCGTGCCGACGAGTACGACAAGAGCGCCGTTGCCGGTGCGGTCAACATCCCCATCCACGAGCTCCCCCGCCGCGTGGCAGAGGTGCCGGCCGGCGAGGTGTGGGTGCACTGCGCCGGCGGCTACCGCGCCTCCGTGGCCGCCTCGTTCCTCGATGCGGCCGGCCGCACGCCCGTGGCGGTCGACGACTCCTTCGAGAACGCGGAGAAGGTGGGGCTGCACCTGGTGAGCCCCGGCGACGAGAACGGCTCGAGCGCCTGAGATGACACTCGTCCTCGCCGTCGCCGCCGGCGCGCTCATCGGCCTCTCGCTGGGTGCGCTCGGCGGCGGTGGATCCATCCTCGCGGTCCCGGTCCTGGTCTATCTCCTGGGCCAGACCGCGACCCAGGCCACCACCGGCTCCCTGGTGGTGGTCGGGGTGACCTCGCTGATCGGCGCGGCGACTGCCCACCGGGCGGGCAACGTGCTGCTCGGACGCGGGGTTGCGTTTGGTGCCGTCGCGATCGGCGGCGCCGCGATCGGCGCGAAGGCTGCGGCACACGTGGACGACGACGTCCTGCTGGCCGCCTTCGCGATCCTGATGCTCCTCGTCGGCGCTCTGATGGCCTGGCGCCAGCTCGGTCGCGACCGTGACGTCGAACCGACGGGTGCGCGTCCCGCGCTGGACGACCCCATCATCACCTTCAGCCCCACGTTCGCCTGCAACTGCCCACGGGCCCTCAAGGTGCTCCTGACGGCCACGGCTGTCGGCCTGCTCACCGGGTTCCTCGGCGTCGGCGGCGGCTTCCTCGTCGTACCGGCCCTGCTGCTGGCGCTGGCGCTTCCGATGCAGTACGCCGCCGGCACGTCACTGGTGGTCATCACCATCACCAGCGCCGCGGCGCTCGTCGTACGCGCCGGGTCGGGCTCGAGCCCGGACTGGGGACCGGTCCTCGCCCTGACAGCCGTCTCCGCCCTGATGGCCGTGGCCGGTGCTCGACTCGCCGACCCGATCGACACCAGCCGGCTCCAGCTGGCCTTCACCGCCCTCGTCCTGGCCGTCGCGGTCTACACCGCCGCCCGAGCCCTTCCAGCCCTCGTCTGACTCCCCCTCTCTCCCGCCCATCACACCCGCGGAACTTCCGCATGCCCACAGAACGGACATCCATGAGCACGACCGCTGCCTTCCCGCCCCCGACGGCGCCCACGCCGCCCGACGACACGGGGCACCACGTCGCCCACACCCCCGGACCGCTGGGTCGCCTGGGCGTCTGGGTCACCGAGCACGTCAAGCTGGTCACCGTCGTGTGGTTGCTGGCGATCGTCGGCCTCGGCGCGTTCGCCCCCCAGGTCGAGCACAACCTCTCCGGCGCCGGCTGGCAGGCGAACGGCTCGGAGTCCGTCGAGGCGCGCGAGCTGGCCCGGGAGCACTTCGGGGGCAACGCCTCCTCCGCCATCCAGGTCGTGGTCCAGTCTGCGGACGGTCCCGTCACCGAGGGCGAGGGCAAGCAGGTGCTCGCCGAGGTCACGCGCGTGCTCGAGGACGAGCCGCGCATCGCCGACGTCCTCCAGCCCATGCCCGGTGCCACGCTGTCGCAGGACGGCGACACCGCGATCATCCTCGCCGGCGCCGGAGCAGACACCAACGAGATGGTCCGGGTCGCCACCGGCATCAAGGGCGAGCTCCAGGACCTCTCCACCGGGTCCGTCGAGGTCAACCCGACCGGGTCGTCCCTGCTGTGGAGCGACTTCAACGAGGCCAACCTCGACGCGATGCTGAAGTCGGAATTCATGTCATGGCCGGTCACCCTGGCGATCCTCGTGCTGGCCTTCGGCGCGCTCGTGGCCGCCGGGCTGCCCCTGATCCTCACCCTGGCCGGCCTGGTCGCGTCCGCGGGGTCGCTGGTGCTGATCAACGAGCTCGTCCCGGTCTCCATCTGGGCGATGAACTTCGCCATGATGTTCGCCCTCGCCCTGGGTATCGACTACGCGCTCTTCGTCGTCGTCCGCTACCGCGCCGCTCGTGCCGCGCGCCGCTCCGAGGACCCCGTGCGAGACCTCGCTCACCGCCGGTGGGCCGTCTCCCAGACCATGGACACCGCCGGCAAGGCCGTCCTGCTCTCCGGGCTGACCGTGCTCATCTCGCTCTCCGCGGTGATGCTCGTGCCGTCCCCGTCCTTCCGGTCCATGGCCGGCGGCATCATGCTCTCGGTCGTCTTCGTGCTCGCCGCGACCCTGACGCTGCTGCCGCTCGTGCTGTTCAAGCTCGACGACCGCATCAACAAGGGCGCGCTGCCCTGGTCGCACTCCGGCGAGCACCGCTCTCCGAGGTTCGCCGCCTGGGGCGAGCGCCTGTGGAAGCGCCCCGTCGCCTGGGGCCTCGCCTCGCTGGTCGTGCTCCTGGCCCTTGCCGCCCCGATCCTCGGCCTGCAGACCGCCATGCCCTCGATCAAGGTGCTTCCCGAGGACGCCTCTGCACGCGTCGGCTACGACCGTGTCCAGGAGTCCTTCGACGAGGGTGCACCCGGCACCCTGCAGATCGTCGCCAAGAAGGCGGACGCCGACACCACCAGTGCCGTGCTCGCCGAGGACGACGGCATCTCCGGCGCCATGTCACCGATGCCCGCCGGTGACGACTCGGGCTACGTGCTCGTCCAGGCCGTGCCGACGGTCGACCCCTCCGACCCCTCCCTCGGCGACACCGTGGACCGGCTCCGTGCCGACCTCCCCGACTCCACCCTCGTGGGCGGCGCCGCGGTGGAGAACCTCGACCTGAAGACCCAGCTCGACGAGTCGACGCCGTTGGTCATCGGCGTGGTCCTGGTGCTCGGCTTCCTGCTGCTGCTCGTGGCACTGCAGGCTCCGCTGATCTCACTGCTGGGCACCCTCGCCAGCCTGCTGTCGACGGCGGCGGCGTTCGGCGTCGCCCGCCTCATCTTCCAGGAGGGGTACGGCGCCGACCTGCTCGGCTTCGAGTCCCAGGGCTTCCTGGATGCGTGGGCACCGGTGTTCTTCTTCGCGATGATCTTCGCCATCGCGATGGACTACACGGTCTTCCTGCTGGCCTCGGCGAAGGAGCACTTCGAGCGCTCCGGTGACCCCAAGGATGCGATGGTCGGCTCGCTGGCCCACTCCGGACGGGTGATCTTCGCCGCCGGTGCCGTGATGGTCGCGGTCTTCTTCACCTTCGCCCTGTCCGGCCCCATCCCGCCCAAGGAGATGGGTGTCGTCCTCGGCATCGCGGTCCTGCTCGACGCCTTCCTCGTCCGCCTGGTGCTCCTGCCCGTGATGCTCCGCCTCACCGGGCGCGCCGCGTGGTACAGCCCGGCCTGGCTGAGGAAGGTCCTGCCTGACATCACCTTCGCCCACGACTGACCCCCAGACCGCCCGGGTTCCCCCCACCCGGGCACACCCGCGGCCCGGGGACGCCTCCCCCGGCTCCCCGGGCCGCCCTCCGCGCAGGTGAATCTGCTCGCCGCGGGTCGTTGCCTAGCCACTGACCCCCGCTCGCCGAAGACATCGACATCTGTCAACATAGAGATATGTCGAAGTCCTCTGCAGGTCCCGACCTGCTCGCCCTGGTCGACGGATTGGCGTGCTGTGTGCCACTGGCCCGCGAGCCGATCAGCGCCGAGCAGGCCCACGGTGTCGTACCCATGCTGAAGGCGATCGCCGACCCCGCCCGCCTGCGGCTGCTGTCGCTGGTGCTGTCCCACGAGGGCGGCGAGGCCTGCGTGTGCGACCTGCTCCCGCACTTCGACCTCTCCCAGCCCACGATCAGCCACCACCTCAAGGTCCTGCACGAGGCCGGTCTCCTGGAGCGCGAGAGGCGCGGCACCTGGGTCTACTACATCGCCCGCCCCGAGGCGATGGCCGCGCTCGGCAGCCTCTTCACCGCACCCAGCCCGAAGACCCTGGAAGGGGCCCCCTCGTGAGCGACACCGTGCACGAGAACGCCTCGGGCGCGTCCACCGACCCGGTCCTGCAGCGCCTCTCCACCCTCGATCGCTTCCTGCCGGTGTGGATCGGGGTCGCCATGGTCGTCGGCCTGCTGCTGGGCCGCCTGGTCGAGGGCCTCGACGACGCGCTCGCCGCCGTCGAGGTCGGGTCGGTCTCCCTGCCCATCGCGATCGGGCTGCTGATCATGATGTACCCCGTCCTCGCGAAGGTGCGGTACGACGAGTTGGGCCACGTCACCAGCGACGGCCGGATGCTCGTCACCTCGATCGTCCTCAACTGGGTGCTCGGGCCGGCGCTGATGTTCGCCTTGGCGTGGCTGCTGCTGCCCGACCTGCCGGAGTACCGCACCGGCCTCATCATCGTCGGCCTGGCCCGCTGCATCGCCATGGTGCTCATCTGGAACGACCTCGCCTGCGGCGACCGGGAAGCCGCCGCGATCCTCGTCGCCATCAACGCGGTGTTCCAGATCCTGGCGTTCGCCTTCCTCGGCTACTTCTACCTCGAGCTCCTCCCGGGCTGGCTGGGCCTCGACCAGTCCGCGCTGGACGTGTCGGTGTGGAGCATCGCGAAGTCGGTGCTGGTCTTCCTGGGCATCCCGTTGCTGGCCGGCTACCTCACCCGCACGCTCGGCGAGCGGGCGAAGGGCCGCGAGTGGTACGAGTCGACGTTCCTGCCGAGGATCGGGCCGACCGCGCTCTACGGCCTGCTGTTCACCATCGTCCTGCTCTTCGCGCTGCAGGGCGACACCATCACCAGCAAGCCGCTCGACGTCGCCCGCATCGCCATTCCCCTGCTGGCCTACTTCGCGCTGATGTGGGGTGGCTCGATGCTGCTCACCAAGGCGCTCGGCTTCGACTACCAGCGCGCGACGGCCGTGTCGTTCACGGCGGCCGGCAACAACTTCGAGCTCGCCATCGCCGTGGCCATCGGCGTCTTCGGCGTCACCTCCGGCCAGGCCCTCGCCGGTGTCGTCGGCCCGCTCATCGAGGTCCCCGCCCTGATCGCGCTGGTCTACGTCAGCCTCTGGGCACGCAGGTTCTTCCACGAGCGCACCACCCCCACCGACCACACCACCACTCCAGGAGCGACCCGATGACCACCACCAGCTCGACACCCCCTCAGGTCGTCTTCGCCTGCGTCCGCAACGGCGGTCGCTCGGTGATCAGTCGCGTCCTGGCCGAGCACTACGCCGGCGGACGCGTCATCGCCCTCTCGGCCGGCACCCAGCCCGGCGACCACATCCATCCCGAGGTCGCCGCCGTCCTGGAGCAGCTCGGTCTCGACACCTCCGCGGAGCAGCCCACGCTGCTGACCCGCGAGACCGTCGCGGCCAGCACCATGGCGATCACCCTGGGCTGCGGCGAGGAGTGCCCCTACGTCCCCGGCGTGAAGTACGTCGACTGGCCGGTCGCCGACCCGGGCGGACAGGACGAGGACACGGTCCGCGAGATCATCGCCGACCTCGACGGCCGGGTCCGGGACCTGCTCGTCGAGCTCAATCCCGACATCGAGCTTCCGCCGTCGGTGCTGGCGCAACGCTGAGCCCGGCGACAGTGGAGCCGCTGGCCGGACCTAGCGGCCTCAGGCTCCACTGTCGGCAAGTCACCGCAGAGAAGGTGACGGTTCCCGCCGCGGGGTGGCGTACGCCATCAGCACGGCCGCCACGCCCGCCAGCGCGGCGAAGACCATGAACGCCGCGGCGTAGGAGCCGAGCAGGTGGGCCAGCAGTGCCCCGGCGAACGGCGCCGACGCTGCGGCGACCAGTGCAGGCGCCGTGAGGAGACCGTTCAGGGCACCGTAGGAGGCCGGGCCCCAGCGGTCGGTCACCGCGGTGGCCTGGACGAGCGTGTAGATCCCGCGGGCGAGGCCCAGCAGCATGCTGAGCGCGATGAGCAGGCCCGCAGAAGGCGGCGCAAGGGCGAGAGCCGCAGTGGCGAGCGCGACCCCGGCCAGCACCACCACTCCTCGGGCGGTCACGGACGTGGCAGCAGCGAAGCGTGCGTATCCCAGGCGCCCCAGGACCTGCCCGGCTCCCCCGAGCCCGAGGGCCCAGGCGGCGAGGTTCCTGCTCAGGCCCTGCTCGACCAGCATCGGCACCAGATTGATCACGACGGCGAACACCGAGAGGGCCGTCAGCGCGCTGGCCGCGGTCAGGAGCATGAACGGGCCGCTGCGTGCGACGGCGGCTGCCGACAACCTGGCGTACGACGCCACGTGCTCGCCGCCATCCGCGTGACGCACCGGGCCCCAGGGATGGTCGAGGCCCCACCAGTGCAGCGGCACGGTGACGATCGCCAGACCGGTCAGGAGCACGAGGTAGGCCTGCCGCCACCCCAGGGCGTCGTCGAGGGCGACAGCCAGGGGTGCGAACACGGTGCTGGCGAGTCCGGCGACGAGCGTCAGCGTCGTGAGTGCACGCACACGTCGCGCGCCTCCCCACCGCGTGAGCGCGGCGAACGCAGGTGGATAGAGCGTGCCGGCCATCGCTGCCCCGGTGACCACCCAGCCGAGGTAGAACACCACCAGGTTCGGGGCCAGTGCCACGCCGAGCACGCCGGGAACCGCCAGCAGCGAGGCAGCAGTCATGACGCGGCGGGGCCCGTGGACGTCGAGGTGCCCCCCGACCCAGATCCCGACCCCGCCCGAGACGAGCTGGGCCAGCGAGAACGCTCCGGTGATCGCGACGCTCGACCAGCCGGTGTCGCTGGCGATCGACGACTGGAGCGCCGCGAACGCGTAGTACAGGACCCCCCAGGAGACGATCTGGACGGTGCTGAGCACGGTGACGACGCGCCGCAGCCCGGCAGCATCGAGAGCGCCGGGCTCCGCGCGTGGGCTGTGCGTCGCCGTCCCGGTCACTGCCCGGGGCGACCGAGGGTGATCAGCTCGGGCTCCGCGGTCGTCGTACCGCAGCAGCCACCACCAGCACCCACCACCGCCAGGGCGTCGGCATCGTCGAACGCACCGGCGCCGTTGCACACCCCGGTCTCGGGGAGAACCAGCTCGACGCGTCCCGCGGCCTCGAGGTCGCCGTCCAGGGCGGCCATGACGGAGCGGACCTGCTCGTAGCCGGTCATGGCCAGGAACGACGGCGCCCGACCGTAGGACTTCATGCCGACGAGGAAGAGGTTGCCCTCCGGCTGGGTCAGCTCCTTGTAGCCGTGGGGGGCCACGTCACCACAGCTGTGGTGGTCGGGGTGGATCTGGTCGGCCAGGACGCGGGCCGCGCCGAGGGCGGGGTCGAGGTCGAGGCGCACCTCGGAGAGGAACTCGAAGTCGGGCCGGAAGCCGGTGACCACGATGACCTCGTCGACGTCGACCACCTGCCGGCCGTTGGTCGAGGTGATCATCAGGCGGCCGTCCACCTGTGCGGTGACGGACTCGGTGCGGAACTGGGTCACGTCGGTCACGAGCCCGCTCGAGGCGGCTGCCTTGGCGTCTTGGCCGAGCTTGCCGCGCTGCTCGAGCTGGTCGTTGTCACCGCCGCCGAAGGCGTCGCCGACGGACGGTCGGCGCAGCAGCCACGAGACCCGCGTGCGGGGTTCGGACCTCCCCAGCCTGGCGAGCCCGACGAGCACTCCCTGCGCGGAGGCGCCCTTGCCGGCGACGGCCACGTGCTTGCCGGCGTAGCGAGCGGCGACCGCCGGGTCGGCGAGGTCGGGGATGCCGTAGGTGATGCGCGTGGCGTTCTCCCTCTCGCCCAGGGCCGGGTAGCCGTCGGCGCCCAGCGGGTTGGGCCGGGTCCAGGTGCCGGAGGCGTCGACCACGGCGCTGGCGAGCAGCCGCTCGGCACCGTCGGGGCCCTCGACGTGTACGGCGAACGGGTCACCCTCGCGGCCGGAGTCGACCATCAGGTCCCGGCCGGCGCGGCCCACACCGACCACGCGGCTGTGGTAGCGGACCGATCCACCCTCGACCCCGCCCAGCACGTCGGCCAGCGGCTGGAGGTAGGCCGAGCGCCACTCCCCGCCGGTGGGGTAGGCGCCGTCGTCGGGTGCGGCCCACGTGCCGGCCGCGTCCAGGAGGCGCCGGGCAGCGGGGTCGACGAGCTCGGACCACGACGAGAACAGCCGCACGTGCGCCCACTCCCCCACGCTCGAGCCGGCACCCGCCCCGGCCTCGAGGACCACGAAGTCCATCCCGCGCTCGGCGGCGTTGGCAGCGGCGGCCAACCCGATGGGCCCGGCTCCGATGATGACCACGGGGTGCTGCATGACTGTCTCCTCAGGCTTCGATCCATCTATCGACGGTTGTCGATGAAGGAACTGTATCGACCGATGTCGATGAAGGCAAGGTATTCTTCGGCCATGAGCTCGACGACCGCCCTGGACAGGACCGACGCGGAGAACTACGCCGAGTGGTTCGCGGTCCTGGCCGACCCCACTCGGGTGCGACTCCTCCACACCTTGTCGACCTCGCCGACCTCGGCCATGCGCGTCGGCGACCTGGCCGCCGCCCTGGGCATCAGTCAGTCCACCTGTTCGCACCACGTCGAGCTGCTCCGGAAGGTCGGCTTCGTCGCGGTCGACAAGATCGGGACGTCGAGCATGGTCTCGGTCAACGCGGCCTGCTGCACCGGGCTTCCCCACGCCGCCGACGTCGTCATGGGCACCTTGTCCTCCCCGCCGTGCTGCCCCGAGGACCTGCCCGCCGACGTCGCCACCCGCCCGGTCGATCCGGCAGACATGGACGCCGTGCTCGCCATCTACGCCGAAGGACTGGCCACCCGCAACGCCACGTTCGAGACCACCGTGCCCACCGCCGACGAGCTGTCGAAGCGGTGGCTTCCCGACCTGGCCTGGGTGGCCGAGCTCGACGGCGAGGTCGTCGGGTGGACTGCGGTGGTGCCCGTGTCCGCGCGCGAGTGCTACGCAGGCGTTGGCGAGACGTCGGTCTACGTCGCCGAACGGGCTCGCGGACGCGGCGTCGGCAAGGCGTTGCTGTTCACCCAGGTCACCGAGGCCGACAAGGCGGGC
Protein-coding regions in this window:
- a CDS encoding MBL fold metallo-hydrolase — encoded protein: MTDDLTIIPIETPSLGDRSYLVHDGDVAFVVDPQRDIDRVLALLEEHRVRLLDVFETHIHNDYVTGGLALAQHTGAAYHVNGADDVSFDRTPIADGETVAVGDRMKVRAIATPGHTFTHLSYALATTGPTGDEPYAVFTGGSLLFGATGRPDLLGEEHTDALVRHQHASAHKLAEQLPDEAGVFPTHGFGSFCSATQSDATESTIGQEKKSNPVLTQDEETYVRELLDGLGAWPAYYAHMGPANAAGPGAADLSPVSAADADELRRRIEAGEWVVDLRNRTAFAAGHAPGTFNFGLDGGFATYLGWLIDWGTPVTLLGETPEDVAQAQRELVRIGIDRPAAQATGGPQDWTDGELSSFPTATFADLADVRHHREVVVLDVRRADEYDKSAVAGAVNIPIHELPRRVAEVPAGEVWVHCAGGYRASVAASFLDAAGRTPVAVDDSFENAEKVGLHLVSPGDENGSSA
- a CDS encoding sulfite exporter TauE/SafE family protein; the protein is MTLVLAVAAGALIGLSLGALGGGGSILAVPVLVYLLGQTATQATTGSLVVVGVTSLIGAATAHRAGNVLLGRGVAFGAVAIGGAAIGAKAAAHVDDDVLLAAFAILMLLVGALMAWRQLGRDRDVEPTGARPALDDPIITFSPTFACNCPRALKVLLTATAVGLLTGFLGVGGGFLVVPALLLALALPMQYAAGTSLVVITITSAAALVVRAGSGSSPDWGPVLALTAVSALMAVAGARLADPIDTSRLQLAFTALVLAVAVYTAARALPALV
- a CDS encoding MMPL family transporter, whose amino-acid sequence is MSTTAAFPPPTAPTPPDDTGHHVAHTPGPLGRLGVWVTEHVKLVTVVWLLAIVGLGAFAPQVEHNLSGAGWQANGSESVEARELAREHFGGNASSAIQVVVQSADGPVTEGEGKQVLAEVTRVLEDEPRIADVLQPMPGATLSQDGDTAIILAGAGADTNEMVRVATGIKGELQDLSTGSVEVNPTGSSLLWSDFNEANLDAMLKSEFMSWPVTLAILVLAFGALVAAGLPLILTLAGLVASAGSLVLINELVPVSIWAMNFAMMFALALGIDYALFVVVRYRAARAARRSEDPVRDLAHRRWAVSQTMDTAGKAVLLSGLTVLISLSAVMLVPSPSFRSMAGGIMLSVVFVLAATLTLLPLVLFKLDDRINKGALPWSHSGEHRSPRFAAWGERLWKRPVAWGLASLVVLLALAAPILGLQTAMPSIKVLPEDASARVGYDRVQESFDEGAPGTLQIVAKKADADTTSAVLAEDDGISGAMSPMPAGDDSGYVLVQAVPTVDPSDPSLGDTVDRLRADLPDSTLVGGAAVENLDLKTQLDESTPLVIGVVLVLGFLLLLVALQAPLISLLGTLASLLSTAAAFGVARLIFQEGYGADLLGFESQGFLDAWAPVFFFAMIFAIAMDYTVFLLASAKEHFERSGDPKDAMVGSLAHSGRVIFAAGAVMVAVFFTFALSGPIPPKEMGVVLGIAVLLDAFLVRLVLLPVMLRLTGRAAWYSPAWLRKVLPDITFAHD
- a CDS encoding ArsR/SmtB family transcription factor, with product MSKSSAGPDLLALVDGLACCVPLAREPISAEQAHGVVPMLKAIADPARLRLLSLVLSHEGGEACVCDLLPHFDLSQPTISHHLKVLHEAGLLERERRGTWVYYIARPEAMAALGSLFTAPSPKTLEGAPS
- the arsB gene encoding ACR3 family arsenite efflux transporter, with translation MSDTVHENASGASTDPVLQRLSTLDRFLPVWIGVAMVVGLLLGRLVEGLDDALAAVEVGSVSLPIAIGLLIMMYPVLAKVRYDELGHVTSDGRMLVTSIVLNWVLGPALMFALAWLLLPDLPEYRTGLIIVGLARCIAMVLIWNDLACGDREAAAILVAINAVFQILAFAFLGYFYLELLPGWLGLDQSALDVSVWSIAKSVLVFLGIPLLAGYLTRTLGERAKGREWYESTFLPRIGPTALYGLLFTIVLLFALQGDTITSKPLDVARIAIPLLAYFALMWGGSMLLTKALGFDYQRATAVSFTAAGNNFELAIAVAIGVFGVTSGQALAGVVGPLIEVPALIALVYVSLWARRFFHERTTPTDHTTTPGATR
- a CDS encoding low molecular weight phosphatase family protein — translated: MTTTSSTPPQVVFACVRNGGRSVISRVLAEHYAGGRVIALSAGTQPGDHIHPEVAAVLEQLGLDTSAEQPTLLTRETVAASTMAITLGCGEECPYVPGVKYVDWPVADPGGQDEDTVREIIADLDGRVRDLLVELNPDIELPPSVLAQR
- a CDS encoding MFS transporter, yielding MTGTATHSPRAEPGALDAAGLRRVVTVLSTVQIVSWGVLYYAFAALQSSIASDTGWSSVAITGAFSLAQLVSGGVGIWVGGHLDVHGPRRVMTAASLLAVPGVLGVALAPNLVVFYLGWVVTGAAMAGTLYPPAFAALTRWGGARRVRALTTLTLVAGLASTVFAPLAVALDDALGWRQAYLVLLTGLAIVTVPLHWWGLDHPWGPVRHADGGEHVASYARLSAAAVARSGPFMLLTAASALTALSVFAVVINLVPMLVEQGLSRNLAAWALGLGGAGQVLGRLGYARFAAATSVTARGVVVLAGVALATAALALAPPSAGLLIALSMLLGLARGIYTLVQATAVTDRWGPASYGALNGLLTAPALVAAASAPFAGALLAHLLGSYAAAFMVFAALAGVAAVLMAYATPRREPSPSLR
- a CDS encoding FAD-dependent oxidoreductase, whose product is MQHPVVIIGAGPIGLAAAANAAERGMDFVVLEAGAGAGSSVGEWAHVRLFSSWSELVDPAARRLLDAAGTWAAPDDGAYPTGGEWRSAYLQPLADVLGGVEGGSVRYHSRVVGVGRAGRDLMVDSGREGDPFAVHVEGPDGAERLLASAVVDASGTWTRPNPLGADGYPALGERENATRITYGIPDLADPAVAARYAGKHVAVAGKGASAQGVLVGLARLGRSEPRTRVSWLLRRPSVGDAFGGGDNDQLEQRGKLGQDAKAAASSGLVTDVTQFRTESVTAQVDGRLMITSTNGRQVVDVDEVIVVTGFRPDFEFLSEVRLDLDPALGAARVLADQIHPDHHSCGDVAPHGYKELTQPEGNLFLVGMKSYGRAPSFLAMTGYEQVRSVMAALDGDLEAAGRVELVLPETGVCNGAGAFDDADALAVVGAGGGCCGTTTAEPELITLGRPGQ
- a CDS encoding helix-turn-helix domain-containing GNAT family N-acetyltransferase produces the protein MSSTTALDRTDAENYAEWFAVLADPTRVRLLHTLSTSPTSAMRVGDLAAALGISQSTCSHHVELLRKVGFVAVDKIGTSSMVSVNAACCTGLPHAADVVMGTLSSPPCCPEDLPADVATRPVDPADMDAVLAIYAEGLATRNATFETTVPTADELSKRWLPDLAWVAELDGEVVGWTAVVPVSARECYAGVGETSVYVAERARGRGVGKALLFTQVTEADKAGMWTLQTSIFPENRASLALHHSAGYRTLAVRTRIAQLDGVWRDTVLLERRSDVT